The Mauremys reevesii isolate NIE-2019 linkage group 1, ASM1616193v1, whole genome shotgun sequence genome segment accccatctcaaaaagctATAAAGCAGCCCAGCCAGAGATAATGTTCCTTGGGTTCATAAAAGTTTTTCAAAAGGGCAAATTATTTAGAATGGACCAGATGGCACCAATTATCAGGTGTTCTCAAAAAGTGATCACTGGAAGGTGATCCTCAGACCCCCTATAAGGTCTTCATATACAGATTTCAAATTACGCATGCTGGTCCCTGCAGTGTGCTATCAAACTCAGTGTATTTTTCAGCATATGCactttttatgtttgtttgcCCACTGGCGTGGTTCCTCTTCCTGGCTAAGAGAAAATGTCTTTGTTTAAACAGGAAAGCAAATGAATAGGTTTTCCAGTCACTCATCTGAGCTATGAACAAACACACCCGCTGGGAAATGGAGCTTAGCGCAGGCAAAAGCCAAATATATGTGTGGAAGCCTTATTAAATTGTTAGCAGCACATCACTGAATAGAACAGGGGaggcctgactcccagtcctgtgctctaatcactagaccaaCATTTCCTCCCAGGATCTGTCTTGGAAGGAATGGGAGGGAGACTGCATTGTATCACAAAAATGTGGACCTGCCAGGAATCTCTGTGACTCCTAATCTAACACCCTTACATTAGCAAAGCAAAATAAATTAAGCATTACATGAACTATTAAAATTCCTGTTTCCTCTGCCAAATTCCTCATGCTCCTTGGTCTAACCATATAATGCAACGTTCCAAAGAGGGCTGATGGAAATCAAGCAAGAGTGGAGGGTTCCATTCAAGGAGGAGCTAGTGTCAAGTAGGAATCATCAAGCATGCAGTGCTTAGCTCTACTGAGTGAGGAGTTCTCATGTGTAAAATTATTCTAGGGTATAAGTTGTTCAAGCCACTACAGCAATATAACAAGGATATGGGCTGGGCTTACCTCATACAGCTGGCCCATGGTAGCACTGGTGGGAGGGATGGTGTTATTGACAAAGAAGAATAGGGCATCCTCTGGCCTCAAGTGGATCCGCTTTCGGATTAAGAAGTAGAACTGGCCAACTGAAGAGGgacaggaagggaagggaaacagTGGAGGGTGGAATGTGATTGATACAGGGATCACAGAGCGAAAGTCAAGAGAATGCTTGATACACACAAACTTCTGCAAATGCAACCGGACATTGATTTGTGTATCTCCTGCTCTTCTGGCCCTAAATCCCAGCTCTATCAGCTACCCTCAgtgctgccctgcagccctttgCTATTCTAGTCCTGTGCCCCTCAGTCCTGTCCCACAagcccccctgctattccagtcccagACATCTCTTAAAATGAGGTGATCACACAAAATGTGTGGGATTGTGTGGAGACCTGCAGTACATCTGCAGAGGAGAAAGGGCAATTTATTAGCCAGTTGCACTTCTAAGGTTCCCAACACCTTTTTGCCCTGAAATGTGCCCCGTCCCCACAGTCTGTTCGACACCTTTGCAAGAATAAACCCTAAACAATGATATGGTATTCACAAGAATGACTAGTTCATTCTAGAGATTGGCTCTCCAATGTGAAGTTCAGATCTACACCTGAACTTTCCCAAAGTTCACGGTCATTTGAGTTTGGGATTTTGGTTCAACCTGTTAAAGACACAAAGGTCTGAAATGAAATTTGGATCTAGGCTGGAACTCTGACCCTCTCCACCAAAATACAAATGCACTGGGACCTGGGATTTGATTTTGGGCTATGCCACTCTCAGTTTCACTGTAAGAGACCACAAGTGTTATGTAAAGACTAGGAAAAAATGGGCAATGCAGGAAAGAAAACAGGAACTTAAGGGTCACCACCTACCACTCAGTCCAAAGTCCCATCACCTGTCTACCAGAGCTGGCCAATGTCCTGATTATACCATTATCTCATTTTCTACCATATTGATTCAGACCACTGGACACTCTAGTCCCATATCAAGTCTCTGACAGCGCCTCCACTTCATTCTAGCATGCAGTGCTTTAGTGAAGGGAGACACAAGGATTTCTAACCAGCATATGATCAGCAGACACTTTAAATCTTGAAGCTTGTAGCCCCTTGTAATTTTTACTTTAGCGATTGTCACTGCAGATGCTATTCTCATTCATAAAACACACTCTATCCTCACTAAATATTTGCCTGAACCCTATTCCATGGGAACAAGTTCTGCAGTTAATTATATACTACAggaaaaatgtatttcctttaattaatttttataaaTGTTTCCTTTGTTCATGTCCCCAAATAAAATCAGATTTAATCATACAGTGACAAACCCTGGGGCATTTGGAAGTGGAACTTCATGACTGTCACTGTGCTACATACTATGGCCACTTAGATGGGAGTATTTTATGATGGGAGTATTTACGAATTCACATCCTCCTGCTTCAAAGATGTAGACGCtaaccacttgagctaaaggagaatggCCACTGGCTATTAGCTGTATTGAGGGCTATGATACACAGCTAAATCATTCCCATTATAATAAAAGGCAGTggtgacacacacacagtacCTAGGTCATTAGAATACAGTGCAATAGACAGAGCCATTCATCAAAAGAGCTCAAAGTAATTTACAAACTAATTAAGCTTCACAATCCCCCTTGTGAGATAGATTTGTGCAATAAGTACAGAGAGGAAATTAAGTTAAAGAGAGGTTAAGTGGCTTGTCTAAGGTCATATGGCAAGTCCACAGCAGAACTGAAactagaatccaggagtccttaTTCCTAGTTCCCTGGTTCCAACCACTAGACACACTACTGACTTGGGCCTCCCATCCTCCCGGCAAAGCACATTCTCATTATGATGATATCAGTGCAAAGAATTCCTGATTACTTCCTCACTGGAATGCAGGAAGAAAGGAGTCAGAGTTTGCTACCTGTGAGGTCAGAAGGCACAAGGTACTTCCTCTTGTCCAGGTCAGGTACTCTTGCTTTGGGTGCCTTCTCCACAATAACCTGGAGAGGGAGAAATAGGACGTGAGAATCACCAAAGAGAGTGGACCAAAAAGTATCACTGAAAAATAAGTGGTCCCTTTAGGGAGATGGTTCTTACAGGCCCATGGAAATTCTCTCAAGCTCTGCTGGAGGACCAAAAAGGCAGGGGAATGCAGAACAGGATTGacgggcagtggcagagctgtggggggaagcTAAGGAATGGAATAGTAAGTGTCAAAGAGTAAAGTAGAGAAGTGAGGAACAGTTGCAAGGTTGGACCACAGGAACTGCAAAATCagatcagactaatggtccaaGTAGTTCCATATCTTGCCTCCAACAGTAGTCATTATCACATGCTTCAGAGAAAAGCACAAGAAACCCCATAACAGAATAGCCAACCCACAcaggaaatttcttcctaaccccaaTTACTGAGTGGTTAGCTTATATATAGCAAACATGAAGGTTTACATTCCTTATAATTATTTTATCTAACctaatgtaactgtggatgttctaATTATCCACATAAATGTATAAACCACTTTTTAAATCCTACTAAGCTCTTGGCTATCATAATATTTTGTGGAAATGAGTCCCACAGGCTAATTACCTCTATATGTTGCGTAAAAGAATATAGAGAGTAGTAGATATAGAGTCAAACAGACAAAGAGGCCCAGAACTATGGAAGCAATATTTACAGGTACAACTGGACAAATATTTAACGCCAAATCAATAAGTGCTCAAATAGTAGAGAGAGATGTGGTGGTTTGAGCAGCTTCCATGAAAACTTAACGTTCCATTAGAAATTTTTTGCTGAGCCTGGGAAGCCATTCAGAAGTTGGATAGAAATTTTCCTGGCAATACCTGATTCTCTGGAGAAACATGGAGGCAAGCGATTTCATATTTTACTTTGAGCATGATTAGTAGAGACTGGCCACATAGTTTCAAGATGTGACCAATCATTCACCCAACGCCATCTGGACTCATTTTCTTAGAATAAGAAGCGGAATTTTCTGTGCTTGCCCATAGCACATCAGGGCAAGAAAAAActaggcccaaattttcaaaaacagtGTCTATTTTTGAGTACCCACCGTGAAACACCTGCAGCCTGATTTGCTGAGGTGCTAAACTCTCACAGCACCagctgacatcaatgggagttgcagatcCCCAGCAGTTGTGAACAAAATCCAGCCTGACACACTCAATGTTGGTACATGAAATCACAGGCTGGTTTTCAAAATGTGGGTCCTAGCATCTCTGTAAGTTTGGAGACTTGACTCTCCCAAGATACTGCATATGTGTATGGCGAGTGGGGTGTGTTTGTGGATTTGGGatagctggggtgtgtgtgtgtgtgtttatatatatatatattaaaaaaaaggatATTGTAAATCTGTTGATATAGGGAAGATGTTGTGAATGGGGGATAGTTTGGGGATCTTGTGTATTCCGCATGTGAAGAATGGTGGTTTagcagtccatcgccttaaccacttggccacctcctggagctgctgcATGTAACTGTGTAGTGtgtttctggggtggggggagagttggGGAGGAAGACTAAAGGAGTGAATGACTGTGGGGTTGGGGTTGCACTTTTCCTTCTTCCATTCCATTTCCCAAGGCACTGACAAGGAGAACCTGTGAAAACAACAGTGAGATCACCTTCTTGGTATAAGAGGGTGAATCCCAGCATGATTTTTATCTTGATGGGGAAGAAAGGAGAGGTCACAAGAAGCGTGGGACTTGAGAGGAAGAAAAGATGGTATTGGGATTACTAAATCCTAGGAAGTGTTGAGATCCAATAGAGTTTAACAGAGACTACAATTTACATGGAGATAGGAATGAGATGGGGATGTTTGGTTGATTGGCTTCAACAGCTATTCAATTTGTCTGGACAATAAATTTACCAGGTGTCCATTCTCATGGACCTGAAACCTTTACAAAATAGCCATACTCCAGCCAAACTGTCCATGGAACTTTATCTCCACCCCTCACCCTCAGCTGTGATTCTGATCCCAAAGGTTTGAGAATCTGTCTGCAAAAAGATGGAGAGACATTTGGTAAAGGAAAAACCAAAGGGCAAATGCAGATTATCTCCGGATTGTCACTGAGTGGTGTTTGCTGTAGCGTGGGAGGGCGCCAATACGCTTGTATCAGCTAAAATGCTAAGATGTACCGGGTGCACTGCAGAGTTAGCAGCTGAAGGGACATCATCATCAGGGATCCAGCTGTCAGGAAAGGCAGACACAGAAATGATTCAAAGATGCTTGGCCGGTGCCTTCAGTTATCCACTACACAGCTCTGTCAATGATTTTGAGGAGGGTATTTTCCACTGTGGCCAGATGGACTTCCTCCTGCTGTTCCAGTCCTAGAACTCTGCACACAGAGTTTCTTCTTCAGTTCACTCTAACCCGCAGCTATTTTAGTCCTGGCCTCCCCCCACAGATCAACCAGTGCATCTCAATCCTGACTTGCCTCACCCCTTGCTATTCCTGTTCGGGCCCCCACATAGCTCTTGCAGTACTTATCCATCATTACCCACAGCACAGCCCTCTACACTAGTCCCTCAGACTCCACCACAGATCCTGACCTCACTCTTGACCTGTGGCACCCTCTATTATCCCAGACCTATGGCTCTGCACCTCATTTCTGACTAGCAACAACTACTGCTCCATTCCTGTGGTCCACATACACCTCTGCCACTGCACTACTTCAATTCTGACTTGCATAAACTCTTGCAAGTCCAATCATGGGGCCTCTCCTAAGGAAGAAAATGGTGCTGAATTGCAGCAAAAATGTGTGCCAAGGTTTTTCTTTCCCCTTGTATCCACAGGGGATTCTAGACTATTTTGGAAGGTAGCCCCTGAACGGTAAATCTGGGACAGACATCTCCAATGGGGATGGAAAGaaagaacattttgaaaatatttaataaaagggACTGCAGAAATGTAATGAGTTTAGTCTGCcatttccctttcttaattattatcATAAAGACAGAAGTTTTCCATAAGCACTCCAAAGGGACTTCTGGATGAGGAAGCACAGCTAGGCTGGGAGAACATGACCTTGTTTTCTATGTGATGTGTTTTTTTCCACAAAGAGATTAAATGAGAGGTCAAAAGATTGAGTGGTTGCTATTAATCTTCTCTTGTCTACAAGGACAAGAACAGAGCAAGGTTGTATTGAAAAGAGAggccaaaagaaaataaaacaaaaaataaaatgaaaggaagaTCTCTGATGACATCATACAGACCCTCCAGTTTTCCATGAAGGTTATATGATTAACTCACATATtgttttccaccattttgtaaATAAATGGTTAACTTCCCTCTCCACCCTGGAACAACATGAACACAGACTGTCATAAAAAAAGATTAGCAGCATTTTTCCCTGCTAAATTACTGCAGATCATGGAGGGAAGGGGCCAGAGAGATACACCCCATCACCTATTTACATATCAAATCAAATGGTATTGTTCTTGGTATATAACAATATAATAAatagaaacaggtatataaacaCAGATCAAGAAATAGACAGCAGATTTCAAACAGATCAGAACATTAAAATATACTAATAATAACAACCCCAattcctcttccctgcccctcccccttaaaaaaaataaaccacagAACATTTGATAAAACCAAGGACACACAAATTGTTTGTAAAATATAAGCAGCACTGCAAGGCAAGCCCAGGGGGCAGCCACCAGTACACTATATGAAGACACAATTATATATTCCACTCACAGGGACCCTGTCTGGATATTTCTTTCTGATTTTCTCCCCTTCCTTTTTTCTGTATTCAAAAGGATGATCTTCTTTGTACTGGAACTTCATGTTGTTGGTCTTTTTTTGGTTTCTCAAGTTTCTCCTTTTGATGCTGTTATTTcttattataaaatatatttgtatatattAAAGGTGCCTTCCAAAGCCCCTGATATCAGAGATAGTGGGTCACAGCAAATTCTGAAACGAGCTGAGGTTTTTCGGTGCTGCTTTGAATTCTCCTTGTGTCAGTTTCCCAGGCTGCAGAGATACAGCTGATCATGGAATACAAACAACGATGTAGCAAATTGGGCATTGTGATGTCACAGGGAGAAGCGTCCATCATTCTAGGCAGCACCATCTCACCTGTAGAATAGGGAGGAGAGACTGCACGTTAATTAAATCGCATTTGCACACGGCTGTTAATGAAATACATGAAGATATACCTGGAAATACGTAGTTATTATCCGTCATTGCATCACTGAAGATACGGCCTTCAAACTCTTTCAAGTTTATTTTAAGAATTAGTCCTCCCCCCTTGCTCTGTGTCCTATGGCTTGATCCACACGCTACTGCTACAAACGGGCTTCAGGGCTAAACCTTTTCCTGTACAAGGGGAGGATCATGTGCTGGaaaacaacacaacacaacacaacaataataaaaatagaaagaaatgatatttctttacagtctacccgATGCCTGCCAACATTTCTAAGCCATTAGCAGGGGCATTTGGGAAGGTAACTAGGAGCAGAGTGGGGGGACAGATCGTCAAATGGGAAACATTTGGGTGACAATTCTAGACTGTTCTGTTCTACTTTGTCTATGCAGGTTTTTATTCCTTCCCCAAAGTGGGGCAGTTTTCCAGgcccctctctctgtttttgggaTGCGATCTGCCGTGTTTGTGTCTGTTTCCCATGACTcagtgtctgctgctgctgctgcctaaaGCAAAACAAAGGGCTGAGTAAGAGCAGCAGCTCACCATGACGCAGGGGCCACAGATAATGGTGGCGGAGCGGGCTACAGAGAAGCGTGATCTGCGCGCACAGAGGCGGCGGTGTCATTTGTTCTGAACGGAGCATGACTAATGAATGCAGGCTCGTGTGTCCATAATAACCTTTAATTTCGTAATATTGggctgcttcctcccctcccccactgcggCCGAGAGGCGAGCGGGCTGCGGCTCTTGTGGGAGAGAGCTCGTGATTTGGGTGAGTCACACACCTGCAAATCCACCATCACCGCCTCTGTCAACAGAAACAGGCAGCCCGCCCGCCCTGCGCTTTGTCCGTGGAAAGAGACGGGGGGAGGGGAATCTGTTAGCGGTTTGAGCGGGGCCGCTGTGGAAAGGGGCTGCCACCCTCGCAGTTGTGTCCCCGTCCCCCCGCTATCAGTCAAGGAATTCTTAGACCAAAACATTTGGCATTGGAGGGAAAATATGAGCTTTAAAGTGAAGCTTGATGCTGCCTCCATTGGTGCTGGGGAGAAGGAACCCGCCCGAAAAATGAGTGGAGAATATTTTCAGAAATAAAAGTGCCGTATTAGGTTTGTTCTCATTCATGGGATCCATAATTTATTAGTGTTTGGACAACTAGCAGTCCTTTACGGCAACATTTCTCAATCCAGAGAGTCTCCCATTTTTTTGAACAAATTACTAATCTGAAAATTTGTACTAGAGTCGGCTGTGTTACCTACAGGGCAGAGCACATAACTGTGGCTAAGGGGACCTGGGATATGGTCCCAGTTTTACCACTAGcctgtgtggccttggacaagtaATTTTACCCCCCTTCCCATTCCTCAGTTttgctatctgtaaaatggagaccaTACTGATCtccttggtaaagtgctttgagatctgatgAATAGCACTAGGTAAGAGTCATGTATTATTACTTTTTACTGTTCCTTATTCAGTATTTGTCATTCATTCATATTTAAAATAGTTCAGTCATCCTATTAGGGTGCAGAAACTGTGCAACCAATTCAGGTGACCTGCTAAACAACATAAATTGCAAATAGTTGAAGTGAACAGTTTATAAACAAGGTATAGGCTGGCCGTTATTCATCCAAGTTATTCAGCGTTCACTTACAAACAACTAAGACATTCCAAGGAAATCAGTATCAGTTCACAAGCCAGTTCCTAACCAAGAGAATCTCTTAATGCAgcggtggccaacctgagcctgagaaggagccagaatttatcaatgtaccagggctgcccagaggatttaggGGGCCTCGGGCAAAgtaatttcgggggccccttccataaaaaaagttgcaatactatagaatactatattctcgtgggggcccctgtggggcccagggcctggggcaaattgccccacttgcccccccacccccgggcagccctgcaatgtacattgccaaagagccatagtAATACATCAACACCCCGCATCAGCTCTCCCccggctcccagcacctcctgtcgaccggcagccctgccaatcagcgccaccccctccctccccacacctgcggatcagctgtttcatggcatgcaggaggctgggagggggagtagcgagggcatagcaggctcaggggaggaggcagaaagggtggagtgggggtagggcctGTTGCAGAATCAGGGGTTGAACAATGAGCAGcgccagcacattggaaagttggtgcctgtagctccagccccaaagTCGGTGTCTATAcaaaggagccgcatattaacttctgaagagcctcatgtggctccggagccacaggttggccacccctgtcttAATGAATGGGTCAGCCAGCTCAAATCAGTAAATATATATCagttttgcaaaaatatttcaaaaacgGATCAGCACATGCACAAATTCTACTTGCTTACTTAGTGCCATCCAGTGAAGTTTTATTTGCCTATCaaaatagactttaaggtcagaagggacattatgatcatctagtctgacctgcacaatgcaggctacagaatctcacccacccactcctgtaacaaacccctaacctatgtctgagttactgaagtcctcaaatcgtggtttaaagacctcaaggtgcagagaatcctccagcaagtgacccgtgccccatgctgcagaggaaggcaaaaaacctccagggcctctgccaatctgccctggaggaaaattccttcccgaccccaaatatggtgatcagttaaaccctgatcatgtgggcaagactcactagccagcacccaggaaagaattctctgtagtaactcagatcccacctcatctaacatcccatcacagaccactgggcatatttacctgctaataatcaaagattaattaattgccaatattaggctatcccatcataccatcccctccataaacttatcaagcttcatcttgaagccagatatgtcttttgcccccactattccccttggaaggctgttccagaacttcactcctctaatggttagaaaccttcgtctaatttcaagtctaaacttcctagtgtccagtttatatccatttgttcttgtgtccacattggtactaagcttaaataattcctctccctccctgatatttatccctctgatatatttatagagaccaatcatatctcccctcaaccttcttttggttaggctaaacaagccaagctctttgagtctcctttcataagacaggttttccattcctcagatcatcctagtagcccttctctgtacctgttccagtttgaattcatccttcttaaacatgggagaccagaactgcacacagtattctagatgaggtctcactggtgccttatataatggtactaacaccttcttatctttactggaaatacctcgcctgatgcatcccaagactgcattagcttttttaacggccgtatcacattggcagctcatagtcatcctgtgatcagccagtactccaaggtccttctcctcctctgttacttccaactgatgtgtccccaatttataaccaaaattcttgttattaatccgtAAATGCATGaacttgcacttttcactattaaatttcaccctattactattactccagtttacaaggtcatccagatcttcctgtatgatatctcggtccttctctgtattagcaatacctcccagctttgtgtcatccacaaactttattagcacattcccactttttgtgccaaggtcagtaataaaaagattaaataagattggtcccaaaacggatccttgaggaactccactagtaacctccttccagcctgacagttcacctttcagtatgacccattgtagtctcccctttaaccagttccttatccacctttcagttctcatattgatccccatcttttccaatttagctaataattccccatgtggaaccgtatcaaatgccttactggaatcgaggtaaattagatccactgcatttcctttgtctaaaaaatttgTTACCTTTTCAAAGAAGGAGACCAGGTTGGTTttgcacgatctaccttttgtaaaaccatgttgtattttgtcccaattaacATTGACCTCAGTGTCCTTagctactttctccttcaatttttttcccaagaccttgcatactacagatgtcaaactaacaggcctatagttactcggatcaccttttttccctttcttaaaaataggaactatgttagcaattctccagtcatacggtataacccctgagtttactgattcattaaaaattcttgctaatggggtTGCAATTTCATGTTCCACTTCCTTTAATATTCtcggatgaagattatctgggcccctcgatttagtcccattaagctgttcgagtttggcttctacctcggatgtggtaatatctacctccatatcctcattcccatttgtcatcctaccattatccctgagctgctcattagcctcattaaagatgGAGGCAAAGTCATCCAttaaatataagaacataagaacggccatactgggtcagaccaatggtccatctagtccagtatcctgtcttccgacagtggccagtgtgaTGTTGCACCTCATAATGCTTTATGGggatatgcttatgaatgtatatatgacataactagaatattttttatgctacatatgccatgtaacatatctctgtaaaggttatgatctacttaatatatttatcctgtttgtatgcatatatcatttttgtattcgaagttatgaatattggctatgtacttgtttaattttaagtagcctcggtgaagcagttggtcagcttcctgagaaaagactattctcagtaagtgcacAATCAAGAAAttcttaagccaacaatgaacttggagatgccagtccacatctgagctttcccaggaatgtggcctggttggtaaggaactcagtcatgcatggacatgtgacttgctcataTGACTCCAAAACTCTATCTTGGAGCTGAATTCTGgataggagagaggagagggtctccacccacaagagaaagtctatttaagcccctgagagacccctccattttctCTTCAGTTGGCTCAAGAGatatcctttgggggtggagaggctacctgaaagaaactggaacaaagaacagtaaccacaggggtgtgagtaattgctgggcccagactagaaggaaGCTTACTGAAATTCCTCTaagggtgaggtttttatctgtattcagttttcttaccgTATCaggcatagacttgcgtgttttactttattttatttggtaatttactttgttctgtctgttattatttggaaccacttaaatcctactttttgtatttaataaaatcacgttttacttattaattaactcagagtatacATTAAtacgtgggggtggggggagacaaacagctgtgcatctctctctatcagtgttatagagggcgaacaagttatgagtttactctgtataagctttatacagggtaaaacagatttatttggggtctgGACCCCATTGGGTGCTGGATATCTGAGtgagtgttagagacaggaaTACTCTTaacctgttttcagttaagcctgcagctgttgggGGACGTGATTcggacctgggtctgtgtttgcagcaggcaatcgtgtctggctcaaaccaggcagggcactgaagtcctaagctggcaGGGGAAACAGACTCATAGGTAGTCAAAACACATCAgatggcagtcccaagggggtttctatgATCCAGCCTGTCACAGCCAGTAGtatatgcttcagagggaattaatagaacaggtaattatcaagtgatccattcacCTGTGACATTAAGGCTGAAAGGGTTAAGCAACTATCAGGCTAAATGACCTAAATTTAACCTTTTAACGCATATTTGAAAAGTATATAAATGGTAATTAGGACTATTCTTTATAAATAGCTAACATAGCCATGTTAGATAGACTAGAGCTTACATtgcctgtattgttagagaattagaggtaATGCTAATTGCATATGTTTACTTATATCTTGTTAAAGTTAGATCTTAACCATGTAAACAGATGGTTCCT includes the following:
- the LOC120381883 gene encoding gamma-aminobutyric acid receptor-associated protein-like 1, translating into MKFQYKEDHPFEYRKKEGEKIRKKYPDRVPVIVEKAPKARVPDLDKRKYLVPSDLTVGQFYFLIRKRIHLRPEDALFFFVNNTIPPTSATMGQLYEDNHEEDYFLYVAYSDESVYGK